One segment of Hirundo rustica isolate bHirRus1 chromosome 21, bHirRus1.pri.v3, whole genome shotgun sequence DNA contains the following:
- the DNAAF6 gene encoding dynein axonemal assembly factor 6, whose amino-acid sequence MDMDSVFSGSSLQSLARLLRDAPEEEDDDDDDVQPRCSSVGAMTPGSVGPVKRETTSTFQVKSENKKTIWSTEEVPEGSEFDDTWDPREKPEYEISFKQHVGTEDVFFGMTGKDPSTACCEDIVIKIKLPETKYSDITLDIQDKVLDLRTPKKKLLLHLPYPVNSKEGRARFLSEEEILEVTLRVTRKLDFINFSDG is encoded by the exons ATGGATATGGACAGCGTGTTCTCGGGctcttctctgcagagccttgCCAGACTGCTCCGTGATGCTCCAGAAGAGGAGgacgatgatgatgatgatgtg CAGCCACGCTGTTCTTCTGTTGGTGCCATGACTCCTGGGAGTGTTGGACCAGTAAAGAGAGAGACCACCA GTACTTTTCAAGTGaaatctgaaaacaagaaaaccattTGGAGTACAGAGGAGGTCCCAGAAGGATCTGAATTTGATGATACCTGGGACCCGAGAGAAAAGCCAGA GTATGAGATTTCATTCAAGCAGCATGTGGGAACAGAGGATGTCTTCTTTGGGATGACTGGGAAAGACCCCTCCACTGCCTGCTGTGAGGATATAGTG ATTAAAATCAAGCTGCCAGAGACAAAGTACTCAGACATCACATTAGATATCCAGGACAAGGTTCTTGACCTTCGAACTCCCAAAAA gaagctgctgctgcacctcccCTACCCTGTGAACAGCAAGGAGGGTAGAGCTCGTTTTCTCTCTGAAGAGGAGATCTTGGAAGTCACCTTGAGAGTGACAAGGAAGCTGGATTTCATAAATTTTTCAGATGGGTAG
- the LOC120761995 gene encoding nuclear pore glycoprotein p62-like: MNQFSFGAAAPGGAFSLGAPRAATTTAPSGGFSFSAPASTSGGFSFGGAAPAAGGGQPAGLFSFSRPGAAAQPSGFSFGSGSAAAAPAAPAAAAFPLGANTPKVNFGASTATATPGITAGFSFGTPAATSTPSSQAAAPSGFAFGSAGTSSTSTAPAGTTGGFTFSSGTTTQAGAAGFGVGTAAPQATSAGLTFGTAPAAAATTSTATLGAAAPSAAPFSLGGQPTGVTFGQLPSTAAASTSTATLTTSTSQAPTLSFGTKLGATSTAASTASTSSSTSVLGSTGPSLFASVATSSAPASSSSTGLSLGATSTASTGTAGLGTLGFGLKVPGTTAATTSTATGTTSASGFPLSLKPLTTTGAIGAVTSTAAITTTTTPSAPPVMTYAQLESLINKWSLELEDQEKHFLHQATQVNAWDRMLIENGEKITSLHREVEKVKVDQKRLDQELDFILSQQKELEDLLTPLEESVKEQSGTIYLQHADEERERTYKLAENVDAQLKRMAQDLKDIIDHLNTSGGPADTSDPLQQICKILNAHMDSLQWIDQNSAVLQRKVEEVTKVCESRRKEQERSFRITFD, encoded by the exons atGAACCAGTTCAGCTTCGGGGCGGCCGCGCCCGGCGGCGCCTTCAGCCTGGGCGCGCCCCGAGCCGCCACCACCACGGCGCCCAGCGGCGGCTTCTCCTTCTCCGCGCCCGCCTCCACCTCGGGCGGCTTCAGCTTCGGCGGcgcggcgccggcggcgggcggcggccaGCCCGCCGGGCTCTTCTCCTTCAGCAGGCCGGGCGCGGCCGCGCAGCCCTCCGGCTTCAGCTTCGGCTCCGgctcggccgccgccgcccccgccgccccggcggCCGCCGCCTTCCCGCTGGG GGCCAACACACCAAAAGTGAACTTTggagccagcactgccactgcAACTCCTGGAATCACGGCGGGCTTTTCTTTTGGTACCCCTGCGGCAACCAGCACTCCCTCGAGTCAGGCAGCAGCCCCGTCTGGCTTTGCCTTtggctctgctggcaccagcagcaccagcacggCCCCGGCTGGGACAACAGGAGGCTTCACCTTCTCCAGTGGCACCACGACTCAGGCGGGAGCAGCCGGGTTCGGCGTCGGCACCGCGGCTCCGCAGGCAACGTCCGCAGGGCTGACCTTTGGCACGGCCCCTGCGGCTGCTGCCACCACCAGCACGGCCACCCTGGGAGCTGCCGCCCCGTCAGCAGCGCCCTTCAGCCTTGGGGGACAGCCCACAG GTGTAACCTTTGGGCAGCTGCCTTCAACAGCAGCCGCCAGTACAAGCACGGCAACGCTGACCACAAGTACCAGCCAGGCGCCCACCCTGTCCTTTGGAACCAAGCTTGGAG CCACAtccacagctgccagcacagcctccaccagcagcagcacctcagtgCTGGGCTCCACGGGGCCCTCGTTGTTTGCATCTGTGGCAACTTCTTCagccccagcctcctccagcagcacaggcctCTCAC TGGGTGCCACTTCCACTGCTTCCACTGGGACAGCCGGTCTGGGGACCCTTGGCTTTGGATTAAAAGTTCCTGGAACAACAGCTGCCACCACAAGCACTGCCACAG GGACTACTTCTGCTTCTGGCTTTCCTTTGAGTCTGAAGCCTTTGACTACCACTGGTGCCATTGGAGCTGTGACCTCCACAGCTGCCATCACCACAACCACCACACCCAG TGCCCCCCCAGTGATGACTTATGCCCAGCTGGAGAGTTTGATAAACAAGTGGAGCCTGGAACTGGAGGACCAAGAGAAGCACTTCCTCCATCAAGCTACACAAGTCAATGCCTGGGACCGGATGCTGATAGAGAATGGGGAGAAG attACTTCGTTACACAGAGAAGTAGAGAAGGTGAAGGTTGATCAGAAGAG acTGGATCAGGAGCTGGACTTCATTCTGTCccagcagaaggagctggaggactTGCTGACCCCTCTGGAGGAGTCTGTGAAGGAGCAGAGCGGGACCATCTACCTGCAGCACGCCGATGAGGAACGGGAGAGGAC CTACAAACTGGCTGAAAACGTTGATGCACAGCTGAAGCGCATGGCACAAGATCTGAAGGACATCATTGATCATTTGAACACGTCAGGAGGCCCAGCAGACACGAGTGACCCG cttCAGCAGATCTGTAAAATTTTGAATGCACACATGGATTCCCTGCAGTGGATTGACCAGAACTCAG ctgtgctgcagagaaaggTGGAGGAGGTGACAAAAGTTTGTGAGAGTCGCCGCAAGGAGCAGGAGCGCAGCTTTCGCATCACCTTTGACTGA